Genomic segment of Sphingopyxis lindanitolerans:
ATTATGTTAAATAAACGGGGACAGGGAGGGAGTGTTCCTGACGCTTCATCCCCCTCGCACCATCTGGAAGGTCTGGATCGCCAGGAAAATCAGGCCGAAGATCGCGATCCACGCGAGCGCCATCTTGACGCCGTCGGCGAGTTTGATGCGGCGCGCGACGAGCGCGCTCAGCACCAGCGCAAAGGCCCCGGCGAACCAGATCAGGTCGACCGCGCTGTTGCCGCTCATAAAGACACCTCCAGACCGTCATACCCCGGTTCGACTCCCGGCGGCAGCTCGGCCGCCAGATCCTCATAATCCATGGTATTGTCCATATGCGTGATGATCGCGCGCGGCTGGCCGACCTTGGCGAGGCCTTCGAGCGTCATCGCCAGATGCGGATGCGTCGGATGCGGATAGCGGCGAAGCGAGTCGATGACGAACAGGTCGACGCCCTGGAAGAAATCGACCATCTCGTCCGTGAACTTTGAAAAATCAGTGGCATAGGCGATCTTGTGTGCACCATCGCTGAAGATTAGCCCGGTCGCCTTGATCGGCCCGTGCGGCATTTCGAGCGCCGCCACCTCGATCGGCCCGATCGATTGATGATCGTGAAGATCGATCGGATCGACCGATGCGGGATAACCGGCGTTGCCCGCAAAAGCGTAAGTGAAGCGCCATTTCAAAATGTCGAGAACATGCGCACGGGCATAAGCGGGCACGGCCGAGCGGCGAAGGTGCATGATCTGGCGAAGATCGTCGAGACCGTGGGTGTGGTCGGCATGCTCGTGGGTCCAGATGACCGCATCGACCTCGCCCACCCCGGCGTCGAGCAGTTGCAACCGCATGTCGGGGCTGGTGTCGACGAGAATGCGAAAACCGCCGAGCGAGATGAGAATCGAGGCGCGGCTGCGCAGGTTGCGCGGGTTGTCGGGGTCGCACGCGCCCCAGTCGTTACCGATCCGCGGCACCCCCGAAGACGTCCCGCAGCCAAGGATGCGAACCTTCATGGCTTTAATACCAAACGCAATCTTCTCGATCTGAGCCCCGCACTATCCAACCCCTTGTGTTCCCCCGCCTTCGCGGGGGAACAAGGCGTTGGATTTGGGACGCAGAAGCCTTGTGACGTCATGGCGCCGCCTTGTTGAAAAGCCGGTAAAAATTGGCGCTGGTCGCCGCCCCAAGCGCTTCGGCCCCCTCGCCGCGCAGGTCGGCGAGATACGCCAGCGTGTCGGCAACAAAAGCGGGCTCGCCGGTCTTGCCGCGATGTGGGACGGGGGCGAGGAAGGGGGAATCGGTCTCGATCAGCAGCCGCTCTTGCGGCAGCCATTTGGCGGTCGCCTGCAAATCAGCGGCGTTCTTGAAGGTCACGATCCCCGAGATCGAGATATAGAGACCAAGGTCGAGCGCCCGCCGCGCGAAATCGTCGCTCGCGGTGAAGCAGTGGATCACGCCGGGAAAGACCGTCCTCGCCATCTCCTCGCCGAGCAGCGCCAGCGTGTCGGCCTCGGCCTCGCGGGTGTGGACGATGATCGGCAGCCCCGTTTCCTGCGACGCCTGGATGTGGCGGCGAAAACTGTCCTGCTGCCGCGCGCGATCGCTCTTGTCGTAATAATAGTCGAGGCCCGTTTCACCGATGCCGATCACGCGCGGATGCGCGGCGCGTTCGACGAGCTTTGCGGTGTCGACGTCGGGGTGATGGTCGGCATCGTGCGGATGGATGCCGACGCTGGCCCAGACATCGTCATTGGCCTCGGCGGCGGCGAGCACATCGTCCCATTCGCTTTCGCGCGTCGCGATGTTGAGCATCGCGGTGACGCCGCGCGCCCGTGCCCGCGCCAGCACCTCGTCCTGCTGTTCGGCAAGCCCTTTGTAGTTGAGATGGCAGTGCGAATCGACGAGCATCAGGCCTCCCCTTCTCCCTCGGGCAGTTCGAGGCGGGGGAAGATCGGCACCGGCTGACCGACGGTGAAATCGCTGGCGGCGAGCTTTGCGAACCAGCCCTTGTCGGCGAGCGCCGCGAAATCGCGCGCGTCGGCGGCGATGCCCATCTGGTCCAGCAAAGCGTCGGCCGCCGCGGGTA
This window contains:
- a CDS encoding MBL fold metallo-hydrolase, translating into MKVRILGCGTSSGVPRIGNDWGACDPDNPRNLRSRASILISLGGFRILVDTSPDMRLQLLDAGVGEVDAVIWTHEHADHTHGLDDLRQIMHLRRSAVPAYARAHVLDILKWRFTYAFAGNAGYPASVDPIDLHDHQSIGPIEVAALEMPHGPIKATGLIFSDGAHKIAYATDFSKFTDEMVDFFQGVDLFVIDSLRRYPHPTHPHLAMTLEGLAKVGQPRAIITHMDNTMDYEDLAAELPPGVEPGYDGLEVSL
- a CDS encoding TatD family hydrolase, which codes for MLVDSHCHLNYKGLAEQQDEVLARARARGVTAMLNIATRESEWDDVLAAAEANDDVWASVGIHPHDADHHPDVDTAKLVERAAHPRVIGIGETGLDYYYDKSDRARQQDSFRRHIQASQETGLPIIVHTREAEADTLALLGEEMARTVFPGVIHCFTASDDFARRALDLGLYISISGIVTFKNAADLQATAKWLPQERLLIETDSPFLAPVPHRGKTGEPAFVADTLAYLADLRGEGAEALGAATSANFYRLFNKAAP